tGCTCACAAGACtataaaggaaaagttggttctttgcgaaaactcagccagtttaatatcactgaggtctcggtattatgtactaaGACGGTGAACTtattctttcacctatacggatgtggcgactctcacaaccgtatagatgatgttcctttggctgcaggtactccagtCGTAGTTGATGGTATTGTAGAAGtatacttgggatattatgactgatgCTCGCCGCGatagttgtaattgtcggaccacgggtgtCTACTGTTTTATACGTTTGGATTTATGGCTCGGGTCGCCTATGACACTTGTATTGTcgagccattattgttatgtaattattgtgttgataagacttaaacagatagatgttaaatggctctttgttgtagggttggcaattcgggttcacgggtcgggttcgggtcaacccgactgacccgattatataaacgtgtcaacccgaacccgacccgattattaatcgggttgtgacacgtgacCCAAACACggcccgattaataatcgggtaacccgaacacgacccgacaaacccGACTAAaaaacgtgtcacccgtttacccgacacggcatcaatttcactgttttcacatgtttcaaccttcaattttttttttaaatcgggttataatcgtgttggcgagTCAACCTgggtaatcgggttataatcgtgttggcgggtaatCGTGTTATCGGGTCAACCCGTgcaatcgggtcataatcgggttggcgggttgacccgcgggttgacccgccaaacacgattataatcgggtcataatcgggtcaacccgattatgacccgaacccgattataacaaactcaaacccggttttttcgtgtcggattcgcgggtcgtgtcaaaaattgccaaccctactttgttgtaattatttgtgatagatgtataagttagGATTTCCGCTATTCAAGTTTATATTTTCCGCTtcatagatagatatatgttatactctgattattagGAACATGATATGGAGCATGTACCATATGTTagctttgcgacacatcgtcatgccactgtgaagatccgatccgtttatattttaagatattaatgtttatgcaaataatttgcaaaaaaaaaaaaaaaaaaaaaaaaaaaaaaaaaaaaaaggtcgtcacattaagatgcacaagaaaacttagcataTATCAAGTataaactttcaatcatatataagcatatttaattaatgtacaatgaactgagatatcaagcaaaaagacatgcaatatctaaaaagctctcaaaagaaaaaataaataaataaaaattatgcatcttctccaccaatatttttttttttatgttgaaaaaaaataaaacaacaaaaacatgcctATGGACAAAAGACataatatctagtcctagcatgtaaggtaataGCAAACTTGACCTCAGGAAGAGAGGtttggaattaccaagacagaaaagcagccgcccgacatgctttttctgtcatccccaaatagtacctaaAGAAATTTCTTAAGACAACgagagaaaatatagggatagaataaatggttcctcaaatagaatgtaaggcatgaataagatatggcatgataaacaatgcaatgcaaacgtaccttacatgcactaggatttaggaatcaaaatcctaggcatggtgtgacttcacctttactaggtgagtccactccccttcaAAGGGTGAATAGGCTCATCCTTCCTTATCCATATCTTATTTATCTGAGAGGTAGGgttgtaagccatgtccaatttgtccaaaataactaggacattcttcatcatgtagacaagcccttcatagatCTGAATTTCCTTGGGCAGTGAGGCTTCACTCTGAAGTATTTGGCCTTGATGTGGCCATTCTTGCCACTGTgacggcatgagggagaacccctttgagggtATTGCCGCTTTTGTCGAGAAGCATGATGAAGCTTGGagggtttagagctagacttacctgtcttttgctcttgCTTCTTGATCCGAGGCTTTTGATGTCGGATCTGATGACAATGTGGCCTAATGTGTCCTGtgacaccacagtgatggcaggtaggctgacttcgtttgctgaaatgtTTCTTGACAGGCTCTACAATTTTAATGTTAGCATTTTTACACAAAACAAAGCTCTTaccttcttgagataaatgtctCTTATAGGGCTGAACATATTTATCAGAAGAAAGTTTCGCAATATTTCCCTTTTTAGGAGCAACATGCTTATTCCAAGGCctgtgagatttcaacaaataacaatttggtctaatatgaccaatcttctcacaataatgacaagtaggaacaaacttaccttgtgttcttaATTCCTTGGATTTAGGCTTCACACCGTCAaataagcaagaattatctaaacaagttgtatctactaccacaggcttaataacaatagaatagatttagaatcagaagcatgtgaagtaaaagaactcaaatcatcaataattaagttaagcaaaacaaaacaaaagaccaACAAAAACTAATCAATATAATGcatgaaacttaaaaaaaaaaaaaaaaacaccaaatctGATAATCAAACGAGCAATCCCacaataacattattttttttcatgaatgatTTGTTATAATGTGGCATTGCAATCAGGAGTTAACATGGATGTTAGCGTGTCAAATGAGACACATATGACACATTAACTTTAACAATAAAGTGACAGAATTACCTATTTTcaattgagtaatgattcaccaccatccaaatatacaacttttcatcatTTAATCTATATGTCAAGGTGGTCCcccatttgaaaataaaaaataaataaataaataaaaaactcaaaaattggTGGGGGACTACCTTCCCACATAGATAAAGTGGTGAAAAGTAGTATTTTtgggtggtagtgaatcattactcttttcaaTTTGAGCAAAACCTAAAGAATttattcttgaaattgaaaactcaaagactaaattcaaatcagatAAAACCTAAAgcctaaatataattttctttttctttttcttttttatatttaaataagaaaaatgttattttaacaTCTCTAATAAATCAATCCTTGAATTTGCATGTCCTATAAATTCAGTACAAAAGATAAACCGAAACGGTGAACGTATAATCTCTCAcacttaaataatataaaattcagtgattaattttattttattttttttttaaaaaaaaagtaagaaaatatagtgaaaatgaaatataaaaacattctcattttctttccaGATAACATGGgttggaaaagagaaaaaggatgTGGAAAACAAAATGGCTTTTTAGATCTTGAGTCAAGGACCCGGATATTTGAGTCAGGACTCGATCACTGGACCTCGGGGCTCTTCGGTGATTTGAGTCAGAGACTCGGTTTCTTGAGCTAGGAGCTCTTCTCTTGAGCCCGGGACTCTACTCTTCGGGCCCGGAACCCAGGATACTTGCATTGGCATACAGATATCGTGGTGTATTTGTGTGtgttgttttcatgatatgtatattgtagtttttgctagacgtattagtttgcataagagtctcaatggaaaagagtttatgtatatttctatcaaaTGGTTGCATGACTTAAATGCATTGAGTTTGAGAGTGCGTAGATGATTGCATTGCCTAGAATTAGAGATGCCATTGTCTATGTAATACCACACGAGTTGCTGATCAATGGCAATACGCTGTTGGGAGTAGGCATGGTGTTATGGGATGGTAACATCTACGTAATGCCACGCGAGTTGTCATTGTTCTTCAGCTAAGACATGCTTGTATAATAGAGTCTCATTCTAGTACTCGCATGATCACACTAACATTCAAAGGTAATATGCTTGATGATGTAGGCTTAGTGTTGCCTAATTCAGAAAATGTGGATGTCTTAATACAACTAAACTAGATTGCATGTTttcttgcttaagacttatgtgtaggcATGAATTCTGtaatggagtgatcgtgtgcacatatgtctaagCCAccgatcaaaagtaatatatagTAGATGAGTTTaaatgtagaaacttccaaagtGGGATGACTGGAAATTCTATATATGTtaacagctacatagtatgttttaaatgttttctattagtcggtgtttgatGTATTAGCTAttggggtttttcaaacaaagttTATAAAactggtagctgttatagtacTCACAAGACtataaaggaaaagttggttctttgcgaaaactcagtcagtttaatatcactgaggtctcggtattatttcacataaaaataaatacaatctAAGATCTCCTtgagagcatctccaacagatcggctaaatcattaaattttctttattcttgCTTTGAACAGATTCTATCATACCCTTTACAAccaaaataatatattacaatgattttttattgggaaaaaaaaattatattttgcctttaagttttcaattgatttgaatttaatcattaagttttcaattttaagaatataatCCTTAAGTTTTGCCCAAATTTAAAATAGGTCCATCTAAAACTTTATTGTCAAGTTAACGATTTGTTCACACATCAACAACCTAATGCAATGTCACATCAGCAAGTACCAAGtcatttataaaaacaaaaacaaaaataaaacaaaacaaaacaaaagaccgACAAAAACTAATCAATATAATGCATGAAACTTAAAAAGACACCAAATCTGAGAATCAAACGAGCAATCCCACaataacattaatttttttcatgaatGATTTGTTATAATGTGGCATTGCAATCAGGGGTTAACATGGATGCTAGCGTGTCAAATGAGACACATGTGACACATTAACTTTGACAATAAAGTGACAGAATAACCTATTTTcaattgagtaatgattcaccaccATTCAAATATACTACTTTTCATCATTTTATCTATTTGTCAAGGTGATCTtccatttgaaataaatataaataaaataaataaaaaaactcaaaagtaggtgggggaccaccttgctacATAGACAATGTGGTGAAAAGTAGTATTTTGGGTggtggtgaatcattactcttttcaaTTTGAGCAAAACCTAAAGAATttattcttgaaattgaaaattcaatgattaaattcaaatcAGATAAAACCTAAAgcctaaatataattttctttttctttttcttttttatatttaaataagaaaaatgttattttaacaTCTCCAATAAATCAATCCTTGAATTTGCATGTCCTATAAATTCAGTACAAAAGATAAACCGAAACAGTGAACGTATAATCTCTCAcacttaaataatataaaattcagtgattaatttttaaaaataaaaaataaataaagaataagaaaattagtgaaaatgaaatataaaaacattctctcattttctttccaGATATCGTGGgttggaaaagagaaaaaggctGTGGAAAACAAAATGGCTTTTCAGATCTTGACGCGCAAGCAGAAGCAGGAAACACTGCCCGAGAGTGCATGGAGAGAGAGCGGAGACCAGAGAGCAGAGACAACACAAAGTCTgattgttttatgttttcttgtgCAAATATATATGTTGGATTTGACACGACACGCAAAAGCAAAGATCCTTTGTGGGACCCGCAATACCCAATTTCTGACTTTCCAGATTCACCATTGCCTATCGTCTCATCTTAATTTATCTCATTCTTATCGTCTCTAATCATCTCGTGATAAATTGAAATGCATGGAGATGGGGCctgttatttttactttttaaaatattaattttaggCGTCCATTATCTCTATCAAGTGCTTACTCTTTAgcattaaattattattgaataaaatagTATATGtgtcatttaataattattttgacCGTCATATCAAGGCATCATATACAAGAGAGTGATCACTTGAAAGtattataacatttttttaaattatataaaaaaatactacatataAAATTCATTGTTAAATCCAAAATTTAATGACGGTTTTCGCTATTAATTGCATAAGGAATAAACACTTATAAGTGCATGGagtatttttcaattatatttcGCTCCAATTTTTATACATTTGTAAGTTACATTTAAAATCTTACCatatgtaattctttttttctttttttcttttcttttttttttaaaaaaaaaaaaaaaggctaaatattattttaaaaaaaataaaataaaaaataaaaattataaagaggCCAAGACtacattgattttttgttttttaagaaaaaaccatccaaaaaataaaaataaaaaataaaaaaaacctaaatatGCTAAAAGAttttattaacaattttttttttttctctttttctttaggGAGTGGGGGTGGTTCCATTACCTTAGCAAAGAACATCTGGAATGGGTATGCCTGAAGTTACCATGTGTATATCCAATACAGAAACAACGAAAGCTAACAGGCAGAGATACACGCAACTCCTGgacaaaatattttctttttagtaagtATCTCCTAGACTGCTAGACAGAACTTGATAAAGCATAATGGGAACAAATTTTTTGATGGCGATGATGGGAACACagtaaaaggaaaagagagatttGCTCAGCTTTAGATTCCTAACCTAAGAACAAAGACAGgaatatttttaacaaaccaCATTTACAAAATGCTtgcttttttttcattttcttctggcaactcaacaaaaatattaatctaATCATGCCCAAAATCCTCCTGCTAGCTTCTCTCTTTGACTCTTTCCATAGCATTGAATAGTTTGGAATGAGCAGATTAGATCAATTTTACTAAGAGTGCCAGATTGACTGACCCCAAATACAAAAGCAGTAGAAGCACAGCAAGTTTCCACCCCATGGTGCTTGGACAATGCTTGAACAATGGAGGTGCTGAAGAGACTAGAGATCTGATATACCAAAACAATATGTTAGTTAATAATGAGATTATGTAATTACATCTGCTCTCAAAATGTACGTGTAACTTTCAGAGAGTAATACTagataccacatttttatctcataatgaCTACGTGGCAGTTCCAACCGACCTttataaatttatgtttttttgaaCAATAATTTATTCATGGGTTTGTTGGAACTGTTACGTCAAAACTATAAGATAAttgttggataaaaatataatttctagctTTACTCATATTGAGTAATGCTGTAATGCAGCAAACTCAAAGCGAACACAATGAACATACGCAGATGTGGTGTAGACACATTTTCCATAACCTGCAATGAACAGCAGTGAGACTTATCAGTATGGTTTCCATTCCAACCCCAAACCACAAAACAGTAAAACATTAAAGCATGTTTCTCTAATACTTAATGAAAACGAGACTTTTTTTTAGGTCTTGACTTCGAACCTTATTTCTGTCATTCATCtcttattttaactaaatattctATCTATTATGAACCTACAAGTCAGGGAGAATGTTAGAATGTTCACTAAATCCATCCCTTCCTACACGATGAAGTTCTTTCTAGAAAGCATTATGTAATGATAATTTCTTAGAGCCACTAAAATTattgcaaatttgaaatgtCAACTATTTCTAGATACCTTCTAACCTCCAAAATGAAACCTTTTGTAGTTTCGAAAAGCAAGTGCCCGAGTACTTCGAGAAACTAGCGAAAATATTTCAAAAGAagttctcttcctttttttgagagaatctaaagaaaaattctttaaaaatttaaaccaaaCTATTCAGAGAATTTACCTAAGTTTTTCAGATCCATGTAAAATTCTCAGCAGCCATACATTTCTGTAACTATTTTCCAACACATTAATCCCACACCCtttctaattatatataaatacattgCACAATGTACACTAAGCCGGGGAGAGAAGGTAAAAAGGTATAACTTACTTGGGTTATTTTTAGTTACAACGGCAGTTCCTCCAAAATTGCAAGCAATATCAGAATTCCCGTTCTGTTGATAATACTTGTTGAAAGCATAGGAGGCATGAGAGAGGAGAGTGTCCGGCTCGAAACACGCCGCGCCGTCTTGGATTTCTCTGCAGTCTGTCATCCCCAGTCCACAGGCCCAGTCTAAAGCATTCTGCAAATCAACTTGAGAGACCCCGGCATGAGCCACACACCATGTCGTGCCGTCAAGGAATGTTGTGTTGCCTTCTGGAGGTGACAACGTTGTCACTGGAATTGCTGTGTCTGCCTTCTCTTGCACCACAGCTCCTGCTGTCAAAACTAAAGGGAAACATAGTAGTGATGATCATAAGCTGATCATGCTTCATCATATACATTTATTCAACATGTTCCACATTTTTGTAGAAGGATTCATATATCATATTGAACTTCACACAATTCaattacccttaaaaaaaaacaaatatttatattataaggGAAATCATCATAATCTGCTAGACAGATTTATAAACATAATTGAAAACCATACATGATAATAAGCCGGTGGAAGTGAGGAGTAAAATTTGATCCGGCAGCCCTCCCCAATTTAATGAagagctttttgtttttgtttttcaaggtTTTGGGAACTAATTATCATTGTTATTCAGCAAAAACTACAAATACATTGAAATCCAGGATAATTCAGATTTAGAAAGATTGATTTTTCCATGCAAGCCTagaaattaaaagaacaaaatctcaaaaagagtagttaataatatttaatcatGCCTTTCAGCATACAGGCTCTTTTAGGTTCTAGATAGCCATTAAAGCTCTTAATTGTTAGGAGATTGACACAGTTTTTTCAATGAAGACTTTGATGTACCTATTTGAACCACACCGACCCTACATCAAAAAGTTAAGGTATGGGGCTATAACCGTCTTTGGGAACATGTTTAATCTTTGAGAAATGATCTTTTTACATCTCTTATTCTTTAGTGAtccttaataataaaaaaacatggaTTTGGGGCTCGAGTAGCATCTACTAAGGTGCACTCATGAAGTAAAGTGTATGAACCCCACCaccttttcattttatattctaAAGCGTCCTTGATATATTTCATTCCAAGCAAACAAAACTTGTCTTGGTGTCTTCCATTAGGTAGCAAGTAATAGTCCTTTCTGGGTTGCATTGGGGTCTTcagtaaacaaaaaattaaggaaaagtaTAGATACCCCTTCAACTATCAAGTGATTTGCAATGTTTTATCAAACTTTCATTTGAAGCAATGTCCCTCCTACACTATcgaaaaattgaaatatacGCCTTTTAACcttcaaaaagacaaaaatactcctataaattCTCGAAAAGACATACCATtataaatttgattaaaaaaaaaaaaaaatggtgaccaTTGGTCTTGTGACCAACGATGGTCGTGGGTAGGTCaccagtttttaaaaaaaaaaaaaaaatatatatatatatatatatatatatatatatatatatatatatatatatatatatatatatatatatatatatatatatatatatatatatatatatatatatatatatatatataaatctgtattttttataattttttaaaaagtatttttgtcttttttagtACAGAGGGTACATTGCAATTTGTTTGCTAGTTTGGAACGACGTTGCTTCGATTGAAAGTTTGAGAAAATATTGCAAATTACCTAATAGTTTAAGATGAGCATGTactttttcgaaaaaaaaaaatcacattgccATAAATGAGAAATAGAGCTAgaaaaagagattaaaaaattattcaatcTCCGAGGTCCATGGAACCCCCTTGTGAGAAGAAACAAGGTGGAATCCCAGAATactaaaaaacaatattttggaATCTTGAGTACACCATGGGGCCAACCAGGAGCCGTTTAAATGGGCAGCCAAAAGCAAATTTGGCTTAGGTACGATAAAAggaattattgtaattttttgaactgctcagatttaatttttctttatttttaatgaaaaacttaaaattaaactCGTCCGTCGTAAAAATTAAAGCGCATGTactatatacaatttttttacaccACCTAAACCAAATCACTCGAAAGTAGTAATGATGGCAGTAACGATTGCCATCAGAATGTTCATTTACTAGGCTTGGCGTAACGGGTCCTTAGTAATGTAGGGCACGTTTAAGTGTGCGATTTTTTGTTATTCTATTCTACAATTCTTTactataaaatttattttccgAAATTATGTTATGATGGTTTAGAAAACTTgagataaaattaataaaaattgaataaaatcttaataaaattcaaatttagcaaaacaaccaaaacatgtatttcaaaaataaaaataaaaaatattaaaaaaaaaattatactacccaaacatgccctataGGAATGTAAGAAAGATGATTAGATAAAGATAAGAGAAGCTTTAGAGCTAAGTGAACATGTTTATTAGTTTATCCACTGttttactataaattaaaaaataatatgcaaTGCAGAATGTCTGCCTCCGTGAGATatatcaataagaaaataattttatattccgtgtaaaagaaatctaaaaataagtattttaggGGTACAAACAAACTAACAGTATTTTGACCtaacaaaatataaaccaagTGCCAGGAATTTAACAAGTAGAATATAGAAGTGAATAACAGTGGAGAAAATATACAGAAAAAATGAGTAACCACCACACATTCAGAAAAACCTAACAAATTAAACCCATGCACATGAATAAGAAAATACAAAGGAAGTCCCTTGGTCAGGTGACTCGCGAAGCATCAGATTTAAggttcgatttttttttaagtataaaaaatcttttagaacgATACCCACAAACAAAAGCTTAGCTTTATTCGACCCGTGTGAAATGACATGTTGCACGGTCTATCGGGAATCTAGTCGAAGCGAAGTCCGGAGTACACCcggttatttaaaaaaaaaaaaaaaaaagaaggggaatTAACTTATAACAAGAAATAGAGCATACCCAGATAGCATCCCCCAATGAAGAGAAGGCACTGCAAAGACCATGATTTCTTTGTCATAGTTGCTTTGTCTCACCCTTGCTCTGTCAGAAAGCCTTTCAAGGTCTCTCTTTAgcttaaactaaaaagaaacgGAGCAAAATGTTGCCACTCTAggctctctctatctctctttcttctcttatCTTTCTCAGTTTTCTCTCCGCACtgaaaaatggagaaagaagaaTGAGAAAATAGGTGATATTAAATGCAAGAGTGTTGAGGAATCAGTAGTTTTCTTCAAGGGAAATgatccttttcttttcacttttttaaaatttgaagaggCATGGATGTACTTCAGAAGCTAAAAGCACTGCTTTGACAGACTAGAGCGGTGGATCCCATCTTTAGACTTTTAAGAAGGTGGTAGAGTCCAGCAAAAGCCTGCTCTGGGCCTGTTTACTCAATCAATTTCTCGCGATATATTGACCTCCTCACCTCCCGGAATTCTCATGAAAGTTTGCTTCTTTCCATGAGGTCTTTTTGGTccatttgaatatttttttcgtGATTTTGGAGTTCAGAAAAATCTAACAAATTTAttagccaaaatagttaaaaaaaaaataagaattttctatttttaggtattcactttttcaaaacacCTACATCAATCAGTACACAACTCTTGACTTTGCGAGATTACTAGCGGTTGGCCAAAGTCGAGGTTTTTCAAGGATGTTGAGGAGATTACTAGCCTTTGCATTtgttgtaaaatgttttttgaaaattgttctctattttttgtgtttggtaTGACGGAAAATTATAGTCAAATCGAAAACAaaaaacctttaattttttgtaaaatagttttcctttttttaaaattgtaagcAATTTTTCAAGTTAGAGTTTTTACTTTTCAAATCCAGGACCACTGCCGGAACTCCGCGGAACCTCAAATTTTTAGgttagttttattgaaaattcTTTTACATCTAAACAAATGGAACCTAAGTTagtcattttttataaactattaagttaatctttatttatattaaGCTAGTCTTTAGTTTAACATGCATTATTTACATGGCTAAGCTTGTTGAATGGAAAAAGGCTTCCAGAGTTCCAGACTTCCAGTAATGTTCAATTCGGAGTTCTTAGTGCCATTACTGGAAGAGGACTCTATTTCTATTGGCAAAACACTTCCATCCTCAATTTCATTTGACACCGATAACTCCTCCATTTTTCTTCCCAACATGCGTTAATATGGTGAAACCATATCTGTCAAGGTTTGATCAAGTATGGTGTccaggaaaaacaaaaacaaaaaataaaagaacaaaacaaattaGGAAATCTATGTTGTGTCACCTGTTCTTCCAACCCACTTATTGATTTCCCAAGATCCTGAAGATTGTGATACTCACATTCATATGCAAGtaatggaaaacaaaattttgaagagatagactctttcccaattttttttctttctaagcaAACTATTTCCCAATTAATAACAAGGAAGTGGAATCATCAATAGACAACCAAATGAAACTTTCAAACAAAAGATCCTGCATAGAACATTAAAGtgcaataaaaaattagcagatAACAAAGAGTACAAGAAAAGTTTTAGACTAGTAGCTGCTACTATCAATGTAAAGTTACTAGCAAACAGCAACAAATCATGACTAGTTACTTGATTCTTGACTTCTCAAGGATTTCCATTTGGCGTGCCTTCCAATATTTTTGTTGTACTTCGGACATCTTATTTGTATCAAGCAACATTATTCTCTTCTCCCGTTCCAATTCTTGCAAATGAAGCTTTTTCCTTTCAATATTCATTTTCTCCTCCCGATCCAATCGTTGCAATTGAAGCTTTTCCTTTTCCAAGCAAATTATCTCTTCTCCTTGAACACTTGCTTCCACAAgactttccattttcttcttcatgaataCCACAACATCTTCGGAGGGAccctctttcctctttctttttgccttttcaGCTTTCCTGCC
This DNA window, taken from Alnus glutinosa chromosome 5, dhAlnGlut1.1, whole genome shotgun sequence, encodes the following:
- the LOC133869752 gene encoding major pollen allergen Ole e 10-like, whose translation is MTKKSWSLQCLLFIGGCYLVLTAGAVVQEKADTAIPVTTLSPPEGNTTFLDGTTWCVAHAGVSQVDLQNALDWACGLGMTDCREIQDGAACFEPDTLLSHASYAFNKYYQQNGNSDIACNFGGTAVVTKNNPSYGKCVYTTSASLVSSAPPLFKHCPSTMGWKLAVLLLLLYLGSVNLALLVKLI